A single Paenibacillus sp. FSL R5-0517 DNA region contains:
- a CDS encoding 5-methyltetrahydropteroyltriglutamate--homocysteine S-methyltransferase, giving the protein MIPFRNDHVGSFLRPANLSQAREQYKSGNITYEELRAVEDQEIIRIIEKQKENGVSAVTDGEFRRSWWHFDFLGGLDGVELYEEINGPQFHNMQTRKGGIRVVGKVDFSSHPFVKDFEFLKKHAGDAVAKQTIPSPNMLLYRLENGANIYTDREQFLQDTIAAYQKAIQAFYGAGCRYMQLDDTAWADLFSEAGHDKLRAKGLEPAEELKTMQRMINETLAHKPADLVVTMHICRGNYKSNYFSTGGYEYASEVIFGGLNVDGLFLEFDDERSGGFEPLQYVNRKDLKIVLGLLTSKTGELEDKEQIKARIAEAATYVPLEQLCLSPQCGFSSTEEGNILTEEQQWRKLRYVKEIAEEVWN; this is encoded by the coding sequence ATGATACCTTTTCGTAATGATCATGTAGGCAGCTTTCTACGCCCTGCAAACTTAAGTCAGGCACGTGAACAATATAAATCAGGCAACATCACATATGAAGAATTAAGAGCTGTGGAAGATCAAGAGATTATTCGAATCATTGAAAAGCAGAAGGAAAATGGCGTATCTGCCGTTACGGATGGCGAATTCCGCAGAAGCTGGTGGCATTTTGATTTTCTGGGTGGCTTGGATGGCGTAGAGCTGTATGAGGAGATTAATGGACCTCAATTCCATAACATGCAGACTCGCAAGGGCGGGATTCGTGTTGTTGGTAAAGTGGATTTTTCGAGTCATCCTTTTGTTAAGGATTTTGAGTTTTTGAAAAAGCATGCAGGTGACGCTGTCGCGAAACAGACCATTCCAAGTCCCAACATGCTTCTATACCGGTTGGAAAATGGCGCCAATATCTATACGGACCGGGAGCAATTCCTTCAGGATACGATTGCGGCGTATCAAAAAGCCATTCAAGCTTTCTATGGTGCGGGATGTCGATACATGCAATTAGATGATACCGCTTGGGCAGACCTATTCTCAGAAGCTGGTCACGATAAGCTGCGTGCCAAAGGTCTGGAACCGGCGGAAGAGTTGAAAACGATGCAGCGAATGATTAACGAGACTTTGGCTCATAAACCGGCAGATTTAGTTGTGACGATGCATATTTGTCGTGGTAACTATAAATCAAATTATTTCTCAACGGGTGGTTACGAGTACGCTTCTGAAGTTATCTTTGGAGGTTTAAACGTAGATGGATTATTTTTAGAATTCGATGATGAGCGCTCGGGTGGTTTTGAGCCATTACAATATGTGAATCGAAAAGATTTAAAAATCGTGCTTGGTTTACTCACATCGAAAACAGGCGAGTTGGAGGATAAAGAACAGATTAAAGCCCGGATTGCAGAGGCGGCAACCTATGTTCCTCTTGAGCAACTCTGTTTGAGCCCACAATGTGGTTTCTCATCTACAGAAGAAGGCAACATTCTAACGGAAGAACAACAATGGCGTAAACTTCGTTATGTGAAGGAAATTGCAGAAGAAGTTTGGAATTAA
- a CDS encoding right-handed parallel beta-helix repeat-containing protein: MEYHVSNHGNDQGKGTADQPLRTISRAAAHAMAGDTVIVHAGVYREWVNPANGGTAEHRIVYRSAGDGEVVITGAERITNWQSEGDHVWSTEVLNSIFSVRNPFEVELSGDWLFDGPFPVHLGDVYLDGKSLYECNSVESVHNPEIWPEAKYPKDSLLKWYAEVGSTTTKIWANFGGKDPRTENVEINVRPYCFWPEQPGLNYITVSGFTLRQASPQWAPPTDYQEGLIGPHWSKGWIIENNIISESKCVGISLGTEIGTGHSKSIEKHSKGGTQREQEVILRALRSGWHKDRVGSHIVRGNVIHDCEQAGIVGHMGAAFSRIYQNRIYNIHHKRLRHGAEVAGIKLHAALDTQMNENIIYSCYRALWLDWQAQGTRISRNVFFDNISEDLFVEVCHGPYMVDHNLFLSPMNFRNMAQGGSFAHNLFAGRFVVRSEITRITPYHFPHETAMAGYSNITGGDDRYYNNIFLGDNDANKGPVPITFFEHLPLKPRDEVGEDGKTVMDGVPDNSICYLRAVGLGGYDQHPDVKDKRWWEYTKEELMELGDAAKDFFIGNAVLPVAMGGNLYLNDAVPSRHESDAKIFTQKGVNVEIDPALGKVHIQIHEPELLRGTSAMLVTTDLLGKTYHANMKYEEPDSTPYHFDSDFFGTKRPDANVTPGPFELSEKGSVEFKI, from the coding sequence ATGGAATATCATGTATCCAACCATGGGAATGATCAAGGAAAAGGAACAGCAGATCAACCCCTTCGTACCATATCACGCGCTGCAGCTCATGCCATGGCTGGTGATACCGTTATTGTTCATGCGGGAGTATACAGGGAATGGGTTAACCCGGCGAATGGAGGAACGGCGGAGCATCGAATCGTATATCGATCCGCGGGAGACGGGGAAGTCGTGATAACAGGAGCTGAGCGGATTACCAATTGGCAATCTGAAGGAGACCATGTTTGGAGCACAGAAGTGCTCAATTCCATCTTTTCCGTCCGTAATCCCTTTGAGGTTGAGCTCAGTGGAGACTGGTTGTTTGACGGGCCTTTCCCAGTTCATCTCGGGGATGTCTATCTGGATGGAAAATCATTGTATGAGTGCAATAGTGTTGAAAGCGTTCACAATCCTGAAATTTGGCCTGAAGCAAAATATCCCAAGGATTCACTGTTGAAATGGTATGCGGAAGTGGGATCTACGACAACCAAAATCTGGGCCAACTTTGGCGGAAAAGATCCTCGTACGGAAAATGTAGAAATTAATGTACGTCCTTATTGCTTCTGGCCTGAACAACCGGGACTGAACTACATAACCGTAAGTGGTTTCACACTTCGCCAAGCTTCTCCTCAATGGGCACCACCTACAGACTACCAGGAAGGTTTGATTGGACCTCACTGGAGCAAGGGCTGGATTATTGAAAACAATATCATCAGTGAATCCAAATGCGTTGGGATTAGCTTGGGTACCGAAATTGGTACAGGTCACAGCAAGTCTATAGAGAAGCATAGTAAAGGCGGGACTCAACGGGAGCAGGAGGTTATTTTACGAGCATTACGCTCCGGCTGGCATAAAGATCGCGTCGGTAGTCACATCGTTCGGGGTAATGTGATTCATGATTGTGAACAGGCCGGTATTGTGGGCCATATGGGAGCAGCCTTCAGCCGCATTTACCAGAACCGTATCTATAATATTCACCACAAACGACTCAGACATGGTGCCGAAGTCGCGGGAATTAAACTGCATGCTGCACTGGATACTCAGATGAATGAGAATATCATCTATAGCTGTTACCGTGCGCTTTGGCTGGACTGGCAGGCACAGGGCACTCGGATCAGCCGCAATGTATTTTTTGACAACATTTCCGAGGACCTCTTCGTTGAGGTGTGCCATGGTCCATATATGGTCGATCACAATCTATTTCTATCTCCGATGAATTTCAGAAATATGGCTCAGGGCGGGTCATTTGCTCATAATTTATTCGCAGGCCGATTTGTCGTTCGTTCCGAAATTACACGTATCACGCCATATCACTTCCCTCACGAGACCGCCATGGCGGGATACTCCAATATCACTGGAGGCGATGACAGGTACTACAACAATATCTTCTTGGGTGATAACGATGCGAATAAGGGACCTGTTCCTATCACCTTCTTTGAACATCTTCCCCTTAAACCAAGGGATGAAGTTGGAGAGGACGGGAAGACGGTCATGGATGGTGTTCCGGACAATTCCATTTGTTATCTGCGTGCTGTGGGACTTGGTGGCTATGATCAACATCCTGATGTGAAAGATAAGAGATGGTGGGAATACACCAAAGAGGAGCTTATGGAGCTTGGCGATGCGGCAAAAGATTTCTTTATAGGCAATGCCGTTCTTCCGGTGGCTATGGGTGGAAATTTATATCTTAACGATGCGGTTCCAAGTCGTCACGAATCCGATGCGAAGATCTTTACACAGAAGGGTGTGAACGTTGAGATTGATCCTGCGCTAGGTAAGGTGCACATTCAGATCCATGAGCCCGAATTGCTTCGGGGAACCTCTGCCATGTTGGTTACCACGGATCTGCTTGGAAAGACGTATCACGCCAATATGAAGTACGAGGAACCAGACAGCACTCCCTATCATTTTGACTCCGATTTCTTCGGAACAAAGAGACCTGATGCAAACGTCACACCAGGTCCGTTTGAGTTAAGCGAAAAGGGTAGTGTTGAGTTTAAGATTTAG
- a CDS encoding DUF2306 domain-containing protein — protein sequence MGNKMIRALVLILAFSIAGYAIVQYGVLKASDAGLVSFKLQKPDFELKPWIYVLYIHIVTAIFALIIGPFQLFMKPTNDRKRWHRLLGYGYVLSITVSGIVSVYLSLFATGGWIAGLGFMSLDVLWVATTLVATRKIMAKDIQAHKAWMLRSYALTFAAVTLRIWLAPLNLLFGDFEAGFRVVAWVCWIPNLLVIEIVISRMRLRQRQ from the coding sequence ATGGGAAATAAGATGATTCGGGCACTTGTTCTCATTCTTGCATTTTCAATTGCCGGATACGCAATTGTTCAGTATGGCGTGCTTAAAGCTAGTGATGCAGGACTTGTCTCTTTCAAATTGCAAAAGCCGGATTTTGAACTAAAACCATGGATATATGTACTATACATCCATATTGTTACTGCGATATTTGCCTTGATCATAGGACCCTTTCAACTATTTATGAAGCCAACGAATGATAGGAAACGTTGGCATCGCCTATTGGGGTATGGATATGTTCTTTCGATTACAGTTAGTGGGATCGTGAGTGTGTATTTATCCCTTTTTGCCACGGGAGGTTGGATTGCCGGGCTTGGGTTCATGTCGCTCGATGTATTGTGGGTTGCGACGACGCTTGTTGCAACGAGAAAAATTATGGCGAAAGACATCCAAGCTCATAAAGCATGGATGCTTCGCAGTTATGCGCTTACTTTTGCAGCGGTCACGCTTCGAATCTGGTTAGCGCCGCTGAATCTTCTGTTTGGCGATTTCGAGGCGGGGTTTCGGGTTGTCGCTTGGGTTTGTTGGATTCCTAATCTGCTCGTCATAGAAATCGTGATTTCTAGAATGAGGTTGCGGCAGCGGCAATGA
- a CDS encoding SDR family oxidoreductase: MRVLVTGATGFIGGAVVRELLDAGHQVVGLARSEKASKRLTALGAQVQVGSIEDLAGLRKVAAAVDGVIHLAFFHKFSHAGLPTRLRVLFGGNPRHVVMRFMKAAIETDRRAIETLGNSLPAGDRALVVAMPTMTLTPGRLGTEDSAGDPQSQGGLRIISEHTTLDLANRGIRSSIVRLPPIVHGEGDKTGLFPNLVNIARKKGFSAYTGSGNNRWPSVHLLDAARLFRLALEQAPAGSRFHAVSEEGIPFQEIATALGLHLNLPVQGIGVEEAGKHFGWLAPFTKTDNPASSALTQERLGWKPVYPTLLDDIQKGYYF, from the coding sequence ATGCGTGTATTGGTTACAGGGGCGACAGGCTTCATCGGAGGGGCGGTCGTTCGCGAACTGCTGGATGCCGGCCATCAAGTGGTTGGTCTTGCCCGTTCTGAAAAAGCCAGCAAACGGCTTACGGCACTGGGTGCCCAGGTTCAAGTCGGTTCGATTGAGGATTTAGCAGGCTTGCGCAAAGTGGCTGCTGCAGTAGACGGGGTCATTCATTTGGCCTTCTTCCACAAGTTCTCGCATGCGGGCCTTCCAACTCGGCTTAGGGTTTTATTCGGCGGGAATCCTCGTCATGTAGTGATGCGATTTATGAAGGCTGCAATTGAGACCGACAGGCGAGCCATCGAGACACTCGGCAACTCCTTACCCGCCGGTGACCGGGCGCTTGTCGTCGCGATGCCTACGATGACGCTTACTCCCGGCCGTCTTGGAACGGAGGACAGCGCTGGGGATCCTCAATCGCAAGGTGGATTACGCATCATTTCAGAACATACCACCCTAGACTTGGCGAATCGGGGGATACGTTCCTCGATTGTACGCCTCCCACCGATCGTACACGGTGAAGGCGATAAGACGGGCTTGTTCCCAAATCTGGTGAACATCGCTCGCAAGAAGGGGTTCTCCGCCTATACAGGCTCCGGTAACAACCGTTGGCCATCCGTGCATCTACTGGATGCGGCGCGCCTTTTTAGACTCGCCTTAGAACAAGCTCCGGCAGGGTCCAGGTTTCATGCAGTGAGCGAAGAGGGCATTCCATTTCAAGAGATCGCCACGGCTTTGGGCCTCCATTTGAACTTGCCGGTCCAAGGTATTGGGGTTGAAGAAGCAGGAAAACATTTCGGATGGCTTGCACCTTTCACGAAAACGGATAATCCGGCGTCCAGTGCGTTGACGCAGGAGCGTTTAGGATGGAAACCAGTATATCCTACCCTTTTAGATGATATTCAGAAGGGGTATTATTTCTAA
- a CDS encoding AraC family transcriptional regulator has product MDNYYKYEDVSVLDDANSALDREAARLASLIYTHTSQDGTYASPIHGLYVNRYSQVEVADDVHTMFSPVICIAAQGKKRITVGKDAYEYGASRMYIAPVALPVAMKIMQASPQIPFLGIGLYLDPQRIASLLPMVFPNGLPEVRNRSACYVIEADLAMMNAAARLMACVSSPDDAQMLAPLVKDEIYIRILRSPIGVNVAETVLAESGMQQVTKAIDWLQNNFSQPLKVADLAELVHMSESSFREYFRSATAMSPLQYQKVLRLQEARRLMLSSSIDATTASRRVGYLSDSQFSRDYSRFFGCPPTRDITRWRQDQQKLK; this is encoded by the coding sequence ATGGACAATTACTATAAATATGAGGATGTATCTGTATTAGATGATGCCAATTCAGCGCTAGATCGTGAAGCAGCTCGGTTGGCAAGTTTGATTTACACGCATACTTCGCAGGATGGGACCTATGCTTCACCGATTCATGGTCTGTATGTGAACCGATATTCGCAAGTAGAAGTGGCGGATGATGTTCACACTATGTTCTCGCCGGTAATCTGCATTGCAGCGCAAGGGAAAAAGCGAATTACCGTAGGCAAGGATGCTTATGAGTATGGTGCTTCGCGAATGTATATTGCCCCCGTTGCCTTGCCTGTTGCGATGAAAATTATGCAGGCCAGCCCCCAAATACCGTTCTTGGGGATAGGTCTATACCTCGATCCGCAAAGGATTGCTTCGTTGCTGCCGATGGTATTTCCTAATGGTTTACCGGAGGTTCGCAATCGCAGTGCGTGCTATGTCATCGAAGCAGACTTGGCCATGATGAACGCTGCTGCAAGATTAATGGCTTGCGTGTCCTCTCCCGATGATGCTCAAATGCTTGCTCCATTGGTGAAAGACGAGATTTATATCCGCATCCTCCGTAGCCCAATCGGTGTTAATGTTGCCGAGACTGTTCTGGCGGAATCGGGTATGCAGCAGGTTACAAAAGCGATTGATTGGCTCCAAAATAACTTTTCTCAGCCGTTGAAGGTAGCGGATTTGGCGGAGCTGGTCCATATGAGCGAATCGTCGTTTCGCGAGTATTTCAGATCGGCTACTGCAATGAGCCCTCTGCAATATCAAAAGGTGCTGCGCCTGCAAGAGGCGAGGCGTCTAATGTTATCCAGCTCCATTGACGCAACTACGGCGAGCCGGCGTGTAGGCTATTTGAGCGATTCCCAATTTAGCCGCGATTACAGCCGATTTTTTGGGTGTCCTCCAACTAGAGATATCACAAGGTGGCGTCAGGACCAGCAAAAGTTGAAGTGA
- a CDS encoding transposase: MDISSLLLTFQHASMQIAFTEHLHAIEEIEQRIGRLEKALIEEAAISSNAELIQLLQSLRGIGFLTNVTLAAEMGSFARFRSPAQLMATWAWFHGNIHRESVPNEVCSPKQEMDDCVAL, translated from the coding sequence ATGGATATCTCAAGTCTATTACTGACGTTCCAGCATGCGTCTATGCAGATTGCGTTTACTGAGCACCTTCATGCCATTGAGGAGATCGAGCAACGCATCGGTCGACTGGAGAAAGCCTTGATTGAGGAGGCGGCGATCAGTTCCAATGCCGAATTGATTCAGCTTTTACAATCTCTGCGTGGTATTGGATTTCTAACGAACGTCACGCTTGCTGCGGAGATGGGTTCCTTTGCCCGGTTCCGTTCTCCTGCTCAGCTCATGGCTACTTGGGCTTGGTTCCACGGGAACATTCATCGGGAGTCCGTACCCAACGAGGTTTGCTCACCAAAGCAGGAAATGGACGATTGCGTCGCACTTTGA